Within Lactobacillus amylovorus DSM 20531, the genomic segment ACATGTTGCTCAAGATTATAAACTTTTCTTTCCAAAGTAGAAATTCTTTGAATAATTGCCATATTGGTTGAGATTTCTCCTTGACCTTCGTCTTCTTGAGCAAAATTAGAAACAGTTGCTGATCTACGATGACTTGGTGTATAAGTCTTAAGCTTTTCTTCGTCTTTTCGTTCAGCTACAACTGTCTTCTTTTCTTTCTGCTTTTCATCCATCAATTGACGTTGAAGCGTACCAATTTGACCGTACAAATCTTCAATCAATTGTTGGAATGTTTCATAATCTGAAATTACTTGATCCAGATATGCATCAACTTCGTCTGGATCATAACCTTTTACTTTACTTCTAAATTGTTTCTTTAATATATCTTGTGCAGATAGTTTTATATCATTTAAATTTGCCATCTTACTGACAACTCCTTTACATTCACTTTTATTTTAGCAAAAAGATAGGTCACTTAAAACAAATATACCGGCTTTAATAAAACTTTTAATTATTCGGAGAAATTAGAACTTTGATGGTTTTCCTGATATTCTTCAGCCGCATCTTGTAAATCATAAAAATCAATTAAATCTAGGGGATATTCTTTGGTTTCTTGATACTTTTGGATTAAATTATAATCATATTTTGGCTTACCGGGATGCTCTGGATCATAGATCATCATAGCTCGTTCGGTATGCTGAACCATAAAATTTTGATAGTTGCGCAATTGCACGGGACTTTGATACGGCGTATTTGAAGTTGAAGCAAAGAAATCAACTTTTTCTTTTAAATTAATGTATTTTGCCTGATTAGTCTCGTTCCAGCGATTAGCAAATTCCTCATAGGGAATCATAATCGACGTTCTAACCGGATATTTTTCCCCTAATTCTAATCCAACTTCGGCAGCCCATTGTTCTACTCCCAAATTGGCACCTGTAATAATCCAATCTAATTGTCCTTC encodes:
- a CDS encoding DivIVA domain-containing protein — its product is MANLNDIKLSAQDILKKQFRSKVKGYDPDEVDAYLDQVISDYETFQQLIEDLYGQIGTLQRQLMDEKQKEKKTVVAERKDEEKLKTYTPSHRRSATVSNFAQEDEGQGEISTNMAIIQRISTLERKVYNLEQHVYGLKH
- a CDS encoding DUF1273 domain-containing protein; translation: MQRLWVTGYRSYELNVFGDRDPKITVIKYALKNYFVSLIEEGQLDWIITGANLGVEQWAAEVGLELGEKYPVRTSIMIPYEEFANRWNETNQAKYINLKEKVDFFASTSNTPYQSPVQLRNYQNFMVQHTERAMMIYDPEHPGKPKYDYNLIQKYQETKEYPLDLIDFYDLQDAAEEYQENHQSSNFSE